In Nitrospinota bacterium, a single window of DNA contains:
- a CDS encoding glycosyltransferase family 39 protein yields the protein MWLKGKEEMRYGLAAAVLLAFSFGLQAAFIFEQRGSPPETFFRDNAAFDSSRFLADARVIEADGVYVGAPRRQLHAIYPLVIAGFETVFGRAPVALLLFQALLNCAMFFMVWRLTRRWFGEGAALAALFLCAFYLSFVFYAGVWLREVIAVFLAVVVLALLDEMEKGGRWTFAAAAGAAAGLLMETRPYPLLLGAVLAVLLFSAVRRRTRESAVCAAAFALGSFTVMAALPGPGEGGDAGPLAHFLSGNVLDGAYGYLWLTTPAKERLLAESGGGTFKGLWLFLGEVAHQPVAYAAFYFKKLRMLFGDFAIPSNYNIYLFKEELSNVLHLPFVTFGLVFPFAVIGLWEGWRDPRAPRWLYLITFALALGVFIFPIQERYRLIIVPFFIIFAALGVAALFGAMRAGNARKGAYLAALFLTALFICRFDYWPLTGITGPGDYRNLAAAYREAGDGVKARYYDGRAQ from the coding sequence ATGTGGTTGAAGGGGAAGGAAGAAATGCGTTACGGTCTTGCCGCCGCCGTGTTGCTGGCGTTTTCGTTCGGATTGCAGGCGGCGTTCATTTTCGAACAGCGTGGTTCGCCGCCGGAAACATTTTTCCGCGATAACGCGGCGTTCGACAGTTCCCGTTTTTTGGCCGACGCGCGGGTGATCGAGGCCGATGGGGTGTACGTCGGCGCGCCGCGGCGGCAGCTCCATGCGATCTATCCCCTTGTCATCGCCGGTTTTGAAACGGTGTTCGGACGCGCGCCGGTGGCGCTGCTTCTTTTTCAGGCATTGCTCAATTGCGCGATGTTTTTCATGGTCTGGCGGCTCACGCGCCGCTGGTTTGGCGAAGGGGCCGCGCTGGCCGCGCTTTTCCTCTGCGCCTTTTACCTTTCTTTTGTTTTCTATGCGGGCGTCTGGTTGCGTGAGGTGATAGCGGTTTTTTTGGCCGTGGTGGTACTTGCGCTCTTGGACGAAATGGAGAAGGGGGGGCGGTGGACGTTCGCCGCGGCGGCGGGCGCCGCCGCCGGCTTGTTGATGGAGACGCGCCCCTACCCGCTGCTTTTGGGCGCGGTGCTGGCGGTATTGCTGTTTTCGGCGGTGCGGCGGCGTACGCGTGAATCGGCCGTTTGCGCCGCCGCGTTCGCGCTCGGTTCTTTTACCGTAATGGCGGCGTTGCCGGGGCCGGGGGAGGGCGGCGATGCGGGGCCGCTGGCGCACTTTTTAAGCGGCAACGTGCTTGATGGGGCGTACGGTTACCTTTGGCTCACGACTCCCGCCAAAGAGCGGCTATTGGCCGAAAGCGGCGGCGGCACGTTCAAAGGGCTTTGGCTGTTTCTCGGCGAAGTGGCGCATCAACCCGTGGCGTACGCCGCGTTTTATTTCAAAAAGCTCCGGATGCTTTTCGGGGATTTCGCCATTCCCTCCAATTACAACATTTATCTTTTCAAGGAAGAGCTTTCAAACGTGCTGCACCTGCCGTTTGTCACCTTCGGGCTGGTTTTTCCGTTCGCGGTCATCGGCCTGTGGGAGGGGTGGCGCGATCCACGCGCGCCGCGTTGGCTTTATCTTATTACTTTCGCGCTGGCGCTGGGAGTGTTCATCTTCCCCATTCAGGAGCGTTACCGCCTAATCATTGTTCCGTTCTTCATCATTTTCGCGGCGCTGGGTGTGGCGGCTCTTTTCGGCGCGATGCGCGCGGGGAACGCCCGCAAAGGAGCGTATCTCGCGGCGCTGTTTCTGACCGCCCTGTTTATCTGCCGGTTCGATTACTGGCCACTGACGGGGATCACCGGCCCCGGCGATTACCGCAACCTCGCCGCCGCATACCGGGAGGCGGGGGATGGCGTAAAGGCCCGTTACTATGATGGGAGGGCGCAATAG
- a CDS encoding glycosyltransferase family 2 protein, with translation MKKSGTVSVVILTWNRRDDLRFTLERLKLENHAPLEVIVVDNNSTDGTAAMMAAGFPQFRYLPQSENLGIAGYNIGFKAAAGEYIVVLDSDSYPARDAITRMAAIFERHPEAGIVAFDVHAATGVEEEPVSGAAVAEVYGYHGAGAGIRRAVFEKAGYWWEPFFLYFNEMDHALRALREGFAILHSPAVRAYHKSSPVGRPSGRGAFYYTRNAFWIVWRHYPLWAMCMATAYLIYNAIGETFWQGTTVYLRAMAAAFGGAGAALRERRPLHPALFARTRIPLKLVFTRFG, from the coding sequence ATGAAAAAGTCCGGAACCGTGTCGGTGGTCATCCTCACCTGGAACAGGAGGGATGACCTCCGTTTCACGCTGGAGCGCCTCAAGCTGGAAAACCACGCCCCGCTGGAGGTGATCGTCGTGGATAACAATTCCACCGATGGTACCGCCGCGATGATGGCCGCCGGCTTTCCCCAATTCCGCTATCTGCCGCAAAGCGAAAACCTCGGTATCGCCGGTTATAACATCGGCTTCAAGGCGGCCGCGGGGGAGTACATCGTGGTTCTCGACTCCGACAGCTATCCCGCGCGCGATGCCATCACCCGCATGGCGGCCATTTTCGAGCGGCATCCTGAAGCGGGGATCGTGGCGTTTGACGTGCATGCCGCCACCGGCGTTGAGGAAGAGCCGGTTTCCGGCGCGGCTGTTGCCGAAGTGTATGGCTATCACGGCGCGGGCGCCGGCATCCGCCGCGCGGTGTTTGAAAAAGCGGGTTACTGGTGGGAACCGTTCTTTCTCTACTTCAACGAAATGGATCATGCCCTGCGGGCGCTGCGGGAAGGATTCGCCATATTGCACTCCCCGGCGGTGCGGGCCTACCACAAGTCGAGCCCCGTGGGGCGGCCCAGCGGGCGGGGAGCCTTCTATTACACCCGCAACGCGTTCTGGATCGTCTGGCGGCACTATCCGCTGTGGGCGATGTGCATGGCGACCGCCTACCTTATATACAACGCCATCGGCGAAACATTTTGGCAGGGGACAACCGTTTATCTTCGCGCGATGGCCGCCGCGTTCGGCGGGGCGGGCGCGGCGTTGCGGGAACGGCGGCCCTTGCATCCGGCGCTTTTCGCCCGGACGCGCATTCCCCTAAAGCTGGTTTTTACGAGGTTCGGCTGA
- a CDS encoding ATP-grasp domain-containing protein has protein sequence MGRKKINVLITAASRRVALIRGFQNALKASGTPGEVIATDTDPLSPALFFCPRYHNTPLSNAPGYIPAIMDICKKEEIGLLIPTIDEELPLFGRHKKEFAAAGVTIPVVDEEIGEICNDKYKTYHFFKSHGLPMAETYLPDEVRQKKPVLPLFIKPRAGRGAVSAYPINSARELDFFLEYVHDPVVQRFLPGKEYTIDVLCDFAGRVISIVPRQRMVIRSGVCDKGRTEKHPALMRLAEEAACALKLIGPANLQCKMDGDTVTFFEVNPRFSGAIQLTINAGADFPRLILEMMHGDIPARIGDFEDNLTMVSYEESVYRAGGGWRR, from the coding sequence ATGGGCAGGAAGAAAATAAATGTTTTGATAACCGCGGCCTCGCGGCGTGTGGCGCTTATCCGCGGATTCCAGAACGCGCTCAAGGCCAGCGGCACCCCGGGCGAAGTGATCGCCACCGATACCGATCCGCTTTCCCCCGCCCTGTTTTTCTGTCCCCGGTATCACAACACGCCGCTTTCCAACGCGCCGGGCTATATACCGGCCATAATGGATATCTGTAAAAAAGAGGAAATTGGACTCCTCATCCCCACCATCGACGAGGAACTGCCGTTGTTTGGCCGCCACAAGAAGGAATTCGCCGCCGCCGGTGTCACCATCCCGGTGGTGGATGAAGAAATCGGCGAAATATGCAATGATAAGTACAAGACCTACCATTTTTTCAAATCCCACGGCCTGCCGATGGCCGAGACCTATCTTCCCGATGAGGTGCGCCAAAAAAAGCCGGTATTGCCGCTGTTTATCAAGCCCCGCGCCGGGCGGGGGGCGGTGAGCGCCTATCCTATCAATAGCGCGCGCGAGCTGGATTTCTTCCTTGAATATGTGCATGATCCGGTGGTGCAGCGTTTTCTTCCCGGCAAGGAGTACACCATCGACGTGTTGTGCGATTTCGCCGGACGGGTCATCTCCATCGTGCCGCGCCAGCGGATGGTTATCCGCTCCGGCGTGTGTGACAAGGGGCGCACCGAAAAGCACCCCGCGCTGATGCGGCTGGCCGAAGAGGCCGCGTGCGCCCTCAAGCTGATCGGGCCGGCGAACCTTCAGTGCAAGATGGATGGCGATACCGTCACGTTTTTCGAGGTAAATCCCCGTTTCTCCGGGGCGATACAGCTCACCATCAATGCCGGCGCCGATTTCCCGCGCCTTATCCTGGAAATGATGCACGGCGATATTCCGGCGCGCATCGGCGATTTTGAGGACAACCTCACCATGGTCAGCTACGAAGAAAGCGTTTACCGTGCCGGCGGCGGCTGGAGGCGCTGA
- a CDS encoding Gfo/Idh/MocA family oxidoreductase, giving the protein MPKKYKVGVVGCGRIASLLEEDPLREKPATHAGAYAIFPRTEITAACDIDRWRLAKFRDKWRVPAGRCYRDYREMLAREDIDIVSIATWTESHCAVALAAAKNPHVKGIYLEKPITADLKEAGRIITACKKRGIKLLVGHERRFDSDFSRVKEIVEKKEMGALKTIFAQALSLPPPKLPRNKYIGGTLLHDGTHLMDLVLHFGGPAAWVMGFDKRPHGKRNVETAAGGIIMLHSGVTVFVEGGGERNYFKFDLDMQFENGRIVIGNGGIHAFQNFTSRHYTGFHELASAPFKNPRKRENSFIGCVRELVRAIDGGREPVSSGTEARDALELILAIYHSADNGGKKVHFRRRKR; this is encoded by the coding sequence ATGCCCAAAAAGTACAAGGTCGGCGTGGTGGGATGCGGCCGTATCGCGTCGCTGCTGGAGGAAGACCCGCTACGGGAGAAGCCGGCCACGCACGCCGGCGCCTACGCCATTTTTCCGCGCACGGAAATAACCGCCGCGTGCGACATCGACCGCTGGCGGCTGGCGAAATTCCGCGACAAGTGGCGCGTTCCCGCCGGCCGCTGCTACCGTGATTACCGCGAGATGCTGGCGCGGGAGGATATCGACATCGTCAGCATCGCCACATGGACGGAATCGCATTGCGCCGTGGCGCTTGCGGCGGCGAAAAATCCGCATGTGAAAGGGATTTACCTTGAAAAGCCGATTACCGCCGACCTCAAGGAGGCCGGCCGGATTATAACCGCGTGCAAAAAACGCGGCATTAAGCTGCTGGTGGGGCACGAGCGGCGGTTCGACAGCGATTTCTCGCGCGTGAAGGAGATCGTGGAGAAAAAGGAGATGGGCGCGCTCAAAACCATTTTCGCGCAGGCGCTTTCATTGCCGCCGCCGAAGCTTCCGCGGAATAAATACATCGGCGGCACGCTGCTGCACGACGGCACCCACCTGATGGACCTGGTACTCCACTTTGGCGGCCCCGCCGCGTGGGTGATGGGGTTCGACAAGCGTCCCCACGGCAAGCGGAACGTCGAGACCGCCGCCGGCGGCATTATCATGCTCCACAGCGGCGTCACGGTGTTTGTGGAAGGGGGAGGGGAACGGAATTATTTCAAGTTCGATCTCGACATGCAATTTGAAAACGGCCGCATCGTTATCGGTAACGGCGGCATTCACGCCTTTCAAAATTTCACCAGCCGCCACTACACCGGTTTTCACGAGCTGGCCTCCGCCCCGTTCAAAAATCCGCGCAAACGGGAAAACAGTTTCATCGGCTGCGTGCGGGAGCTGGTGCGCGCCATTGACGGCGGGCGCGAGCCGGTATCGAGCGGCACGGAGGCGCGCGATGCGCTGGAACTGATTCTTGCCATCTACCATTCCGCTGATAACGGCGGGAAAAAAGTGCATTTTCGCCGGCGGAAGAGATGA
- a CDS encoding NTP transferase domain-containing protein has product MSVPNNPVVIIQARMGSTRFPGKTMHLIDGTPLIGWLIEGARSFANAAAIAVAVPDLPEEDILCAYMESLGVPCVRGPVDDVLARYHLAATALKADPVIRLCADSPLVAAEFMDRMIESHIETGADLTNGVQYPLGSVGEVISRRSLDLMHREATAPYCREHVTPYIHEHPDSFRINSLMPPVWMQRDFRLTVDTAADMEMMARLFDEMSNAGLAMNFTNAMAILDVKPEIARINAAVKQRDWRAESPAFGKR; this is encoded by the coding sequence ATGAGCGTTCCCAACAATCCGGTTGTTATCATCCAGGCTCGTATGGGGAGCACCCGTTTTCCCGGCAAAACCATGCATCTTATCGATGGTACGCCGCTGATCGGTTGGCTTATCGAGGGGGCGCGTTCTTTCGCGAACGCCGCCGCCATCGCCGTCGCCGTGCCGGATTTGCCGGAAGAGGATATACTCTGCGCCTACATGGAAAGCCTGGGGGTTCCCTGTGTCCGCGGCCCGGTGGATGACGTGCTCGCCCGTTACCACCTTGCGGCAACCGCGCTTAAAGCCGACCCGGTGATACGCCTCTGCGCCGACAGCCCGCTGGTGGCTGCGGAGTTCATGGATCGCATGATCGAATCGCACATCGAAACGGGGGCCGACCTTACCAACGGCGTCCAGTATCCCCTCGGCTCCGTGGGCGAGGTCATCAGCCGCCGTTCATTGGATCTGATGCACCGGGAAGCCACGGCGCCCTATTGCCGCGAGCATGTTACGCCGTATATCCACGAACACCCCGATAGTTTCAGGATAAATTCCCTCATGCCGCCGGTATGGATGCAGCGGGATTTCCGTCTGACCGTTGATACCGCCGCCGACATGGAAATGATGGCGCGGCTTTTTGATGAGATGTCCAACGCGGGGCTTGCCATGAATTTCACAAACGCGATGGCGATACTGGATGTGAAGCCGGAGATCGCCCGGATTAATGCCGCCGTGAAGCAACGCGACTGGCGCGCCGAAAGCCCGGCCTTCGGCAAGCGATAA
- a CDS encoding acyl-CoA dehydrogenase — MYCILWTLVALFALLIILYFQMGIAAATLLGYALLTAESIGGGPASPGLIAVWAFYTVVALVLNLPPLRRALLTPAILGIFKKIMPPISKTEREALDAGTVYWEKHLFAGKPDWKALHAIPKPTLTAEEQAFLDGPVEQLCDMLDDWEITDRLHDLPPKVWDFLKKEKFFGMIITKEYGGLDFSALGHSEVVMKVASKSGTAGITVMVPNSLGPAELLLHYGTPEQKNRYLPGLAIGTEIPCFALTEPEAGSDATSIKANGIVEKGIFEGKEIIGIRMNWEKRYITLSSNATVMGLAFHLYDPNKLMGDNEYPGITVALIPTNTKGITIGPRHDPLSIPFLNGPIWGKDVFVPLDYIVGGKDYAGQGWRMLMERLGIGRGISLPAVSAASSKVACRGVGAYARIRRQFRMPVAKFEGVEEALAQMAGLTYGLDSARLFTVNAINQGEAPSLASAISKYSLTERCREVVNHAMDVQGGAAIVLGPRNFMGRLYQGLPVSITVEGANILTRTLIVFGQGIIRAHPWVLKEMEATADKDTARGIAAFDKAFFGHVGFTFSVGVRAFVSAITGGVFLPSPVEGPLAVYYRRIGRLSAAFAIAGDMAMLTLGGNLKRKEKLAGRLADIVSNLYIASATLKRYADDHMPKEDLPLVGWAIEDALYRAQEALAGFLQNLPSRAAACLLKLLIFPFGKPFNPPSDRLGAKAAETLQSLSDTRDRLTNGIHRCENMNEQLGRIEDALLKSVKAEDVERKVSHAVKDKRITARGEAERIEEALKAGIITADEKAAIEAANVARREVIMVDDFPVDYWSKRNGK, encoded by the coding sequence ATGTACTGCATTCTATGGACGTTGGTTGCCTTATTCGCTCTTCTTATCATCCTTTATTTCCAAATGGGCATTGCCGCCGCGACGCTGCTCGGCTATGCGCTGCTGACCGCCGAAAGCATTGGTGGCGGGCCGGCATCTCCGGGTCTCATCGCCGTATGGGCGTTTTATACCGTCGTGGCGCTGGTGCTGAATCTGCCGCCGCTGCGCCGCGCGCTGCTAACCCCCGCCATTCTCGGCATTTTCAAAAAAATCATGCCCCCCATTTCAAAGACCGAGCGCGAGGCGCTGGATGCCGGCACGGTCTACTGGGAAAAACATCTTTTCGCCGGCAAGCCGGACTGGAAGGCGCTGCATGCCATCCCGAAGCCAACACTGACGGCGGAGGAGCAGGCGTTTCTCGACGGTCCGGTGGAACAGTTGTGCGATATGCTCGACGATTGGGAGATAACCGACCGCCTGCACGACCTGCCGCCGAAGGTGTGGGACTTCCTCAAGAAGGAAAAATTCTTCGGGATGATCATCACGAAGGAATACGGCGGCCTTGATTTCTCGGCGCTGGGGCACAGCGAAGTGGTGATGAAGGTCGCCAGCAAAAGCGGCACCGCCGGAATAACGGTCATGGTGCCCAATTCACTCGGACCAGCCGAGCTGCTGCTCCACTACGGCACACCGGAACAGAAAAACCGCTATCTGCCGGGCCTCGCCATCGGCACCGAGATTCCCTGTTTCGCGCTCACCGAGCCGGAAGCGGGGAGTGATGCCACCAGCATCAAGGCGAACGGCATCGTGGAAAAAGGAATTTTTGAAGGCAAAGAGATAATCGGCATCCGGATGAACTGGGAGAAACGCTACATCACGCTCTCGTCGAACGCCACCGTGATGGGGTTGGCTTTCCATCTTTATGATCCCAACAAGCTGATGGGGGACAATGAATATCCCGGCATCACCGTCGCGCTGATACCGACCAATACCAAGGGAATCACCATCGGGCCGCGGCACGACCCGCTGAGCATCCCGTTCCTCAACGGCCCCATCTGGGGCAAAGACGTTTTCGTTCCGCTGGACTACATCGTCGGCGGCAAGGATTACGCCGGACAGGGATGGCGGATGTTGATGGAGCGGCTCGGCATCGGACGCGGCATATCGCTCCCCGCGGTCAGCGCCGCTTCGTCGAAGGTCGCCTGCCGGGGCGTGGGGGCGTATGCCCGGATACGGCGGCAGTTCCGCATGCCGGTGGCAAAGTTCGAAGGGGTGGAAGAGGCGTTGGCGCAAATGGCCGGCCTTACCTACGGGCTGGATTCGGCGCGGCTTTTCACCGTTAACGCGATCAACCAGGGGGAGGCCCCATCGCTCGCCTCCGCCATATCGAAATACAGCCTCACCGAGCGGTGCCGTGAGGTGGTCAACCACGCCATGGACGTGCAGGGCGGGGCCGCCATCGTGCTCGGCCCGCGTAACTTCATGGGGCGCTTGTACCAGGGCCTGCCGGTCAGCATCACGGTGGAAGGGGCGAACATCCTTACCCGCACGCTGATCGTCTTCGGGCAGGGGATTATCCGCGCCCATCCCTGGGTGCTGAAAGAAATGGAAGCCACCGCTGATAAAGACACGGCGCGGGGAATCGCGGCGTTCGACAAGGCGTTTTTCGGCCACGTTGGGTTCACCTTCTCCGTCGGCGTACGGGCGTTTGTTTCCGCGATAACCGGCGGCGTGTTTCTGCCGTCGCCGGTGGAGGGGCCGCTGGCGGTCTACTACCGCCGCATTGGACGGTTAAGCGCGGCGTTCGCCATCGCCGGTGACATGGCGATGCTGACGCTCGGCGGGAATCTCAAGAGGAAGGAAAAACTGGCCGGGCGGCTGGCCGATATTGTGAGCAATCTTTATATCGCCAGCGCCACGCTGAAACGTTATGCCGACGACCACATGCCGAAAGAGGACCTGCCGCTTGTCGGCTGGGCGATCGAAGACGCACTCTACCGTGCGCAGGAGGCGCTTGCCGGATTTCTGCAAAACCTGCCCAGCCGCGCGGCGGCGTGTCTGCTCAAGCTGCTTATATTCCCGTTCGGCAAGCCGTTTAATCCGCCGTCGGACAGGCTGGGGGCCAAAGCCGCCGAGACACTGCAAAGCCTCTCCGACACGCGCGACCGCCTCACCAACGGCATCCACAGATGCGAAAACATGAACGAGCAACTGGGAAGAATCGAGGATGCGCTGCTGAAATCGGTCAAGGCCGAAGATGTGGAGCGGAAGGTAAGCCACGCCGTGAAAGACAAGCGGATCACCGCGCGCGGCGAGGCCGAGCGCATCGAAGAGGCCCTGAAAGCCGGCATTATCACCGCGGATGAAAAAGCCGCCATTGAGGCCGCCAACGTGGCGCGCCGCGAGGTGATCATGGTTGACGATTTCCCCGTGGATTATTGGAGCAAACGCAATGGGAAGTAG
- a CDS encoding acetyl-CoA C-acetyltransferase, with amino-acid sequence MGSSFANLRPVYVVAGRRTPFLKAKGNRGVFSASDLAVEAGRQLLLTMPFSPEALDEVVIGSVFPDATEANIARVISLRLGCGKKVPAFTVNRNCASGMQALDCASKDIAMGRAELVLAGGTEAMSRYPLLHTPEMVEWLVAWGKARGFGARLSVLMKMRPAYLKPVLGVLQGLTDHVVGLNMGQTAEILAHRFGISREEMDAFSVESHRRLAAATDEKRFDGELSPLIDAAGNVYDFDDGVRRDSDMEKLAKLKPVFDPKLGKVTAGNSAQLTDGAAALLLASGAAVKKHSLPVLGKLLDFEWAGVDPAQMGLGPVHAMAGILGRNGLTTADLGNIEINEAFATQVLACLRAWNDGSYMKNEIGGFAAGLGPLDMKNINVDGGGVSIGHPVGASGARLTLHLLNTLRRNGARKGIASLCIGGGQGGAVLVENVERADG; translated from the coding sequence ATGGGAAGTAGTTTCGCCAACCTCCGCCCCGTCTACGTGGTGGCCGGACGCCGCACGCCGTTTTTAAAAGCGAAGGGGAACCGCGGCGTGTTCTCCGCGTCCGACCTCGCGGTTGAGGCGGGGCGGCAACTTCTGTTGACGATGCCGTTTTCGCCCGAGGCCCTGGACGAAGTGGTGATCGGCTCCGTGTTTCCCGATGCGACCGAGGCGAACATCGCGCGGGTCATCTCGCTTCGTTTGGGGTGTGGAAAAAAAGTTCCCGCTTTCACCGTGAACCGCAACTGCGCTTCCGGCATGCAGGCGCTTGATTGCGCCTCGAAAGATATCGCCATGGGGCGCGCCGAACTGGTGTTGGCCGGCGGGACGGAGGCGATGAGCCGCTACCCGCTGCTCCACACGCCGGAAATGGTTGAATGGCTGGTGGCGTGGGGCAAGGCGCGCGGCTTTGGCGCGCGCCTCTCTGTATTGATGAAAATGCGGCCCGCCTATCTGAAACCGGTGCTCGGCGTATTGCAAGGGCTGACGGATCATGTCGTCGGCCTCAACATGGGACAGACCGCCGAAATTCTTGCCCACCGCTTTGGCATCAGCCGCGAAGAGATGGACGCGTTCTCGGTGGAAAGCCACCGCCGGCTGGCGGCCGCCACCGACGAAAAACGTTTTGACGGTGAACTGTCGCCGCTGATCGATGCGGCGGGGAACGTGTACGATTTCGACGACGGGGTGCGGCGCGACAGCGATATGGAGAAGCTTGCAAAACTCAAGCCGGTGTTCGATCCGAAGCTGGGCAAAGTGACCGCCGGCAACAGCGCGCAACTCACTGATGGCGCGGCGGCGCTTCTGCTTGCCAGCGGCGCGGCTGTGAAAAAGCACAGTCTGCCAGTGTTGGGCAAGCTGCTCGATTTCGAGTGGGCGGGGGTGGATCCGGCGCAGATGGGGCTGGGGCCGGTGCATGCGATGGCCGGGATTTTGGGGCGCAACGGCCTTACCACCGCCGACCTTGGCAACATCGAAATTAACGAGGCGTTCGCCACGCAGGTGCTGGCCTGTCTGCGGGCGTGGAACGATGGGAGCTATATGAAGAACGAAATAGGCGGTTTCGCCGCAGGCCTCGGCCCTCTCGATATGAAGAACATCAACGTCGACGGCGGCGGCGTGAGCATCGGCCATCCGGTCGGCGCCAGCGGCGCGCGCCTTACGTTGCACCTGCTCAACACGCTGCGCCGCAACGGCGCGCGGAAAGGCATTGCGTCGCTTTGCATCGGCGGCGGGCAGGGGGGCGCGGTGTTGGTGGAAAACGTGGAGCGGGCCGATGGATAA